AGAACAGGAGGGCCCACAGGGCCCTTGGGGGATCAGTTGGCCTCATCTCCTCGGATTACAGATGggagactgagacccagagaaggagagaggcggcccaaggtcacacagccagttggggcagagctgggaccggAACTCAGGCGAAAGTTGCAGGCACAAGTCaggggaaaaacaaaatcccaaatcATCCTTGATTCCCTATgcagcagggagaaaaaaaagagaatctgttCCTTTCGGGTTgttcaaatttagaaaaaaatgtaccagttgtgtgtgtgtgtgtgtgtgtgtgcctggctTACATGACAGAGCTCTCAGACCCAATGCATTTGCCTTTTCCTTCTAATCCCGGGGAGTACAGGaccacctctcctctccccttcacgGGACAGCGATAGCTCCAAGCTTTTAGCATCCAAACATCCCAAGATCCATGATGTGCTCAGGCCCCAGGTCATGGTTACTCACCATCGACATCGATCTTGCCGTCCCCATTCTTATCGCCAGCGGCCATCAGCATCTTGGTTTCTTTCACAGACAGGTCTCTGGCATCTGGGTAGAAGCCCTTTAGGATGAATCTGGGGAGCAAAGCCAGGGAGGGAGTCAGGTGGAGGTCACCTTGCGGGGACAGGTACGGGCCACCGGGCTAGGCAGCAAGCGGGGGACACGTATGCAGCTGGGCTGGGCGTCACGGGTGGGTGTGCAGAGAAGGACAGGCTGTCCTCCGCAAGAGGTGGACCCCACGCCAGGCAGGGCAcctgcatttgtttatttattcggCCAACACCACAAACGCAAAAGTGTCTTCTCTGCGCCAGGGCCGTGCTGGAAAGTGGGAGCACAGAGCAGGAAGGCACCTAAAAAAATGAGGCGGAGGTCAAGACCGCACGGTGTGATGGGTGCGATGGTGAGGAACTAGAGAAGGGTGCTCAGAGGACGCATCCATCCCAcctggggtgagggggagagtcagggaggcttcctggagaaggtgacaTCTGGAGAACAAGCAGAAGTCAGcccgtggcgggggggggggaggatggcggggggggggaggatggtgGGGGGGGTAGAAGGGGAAGGTTCTAGGCAAAGGGCACCCTTGTGGGATGATCTGGGGTGAGACTGAGACTGGATGGACAGGGAAGTCCCTATTGCGAGGCCTCTCTCCACACCATCTCCCTTCTCTTGAAGACGAAATCCAAGGCAGTGTTGGCCAGAGAGTGACGTAAGACGAGCCTGGTGGGCAGCGACGAGCCGGGTGCGTGTTCCTAGTGATGACCTTCCCCTCCTCCGCTTTGCTCCCCGGACTCCTGACCCCCAAAGTTGGTTCTGCATCCCCACCTTGCCCGGACACTGCTTTAGCTGCACTGTTACACAAgtgcagggggcggggtggggagggtctgCGGGATGGCGGAGGGTGCCTTTTAGGCAAATGACAATCAACGAACTAAATACCCGAGGCAGCGCTCCCTGTCTTGCGTGTGGTGTGAAGCATCCAGAAAACCTGCCTCTCCACGTGTATTAAATTATTAAGGAGCACCCTTCCGTTAGCCATATTAAGTGGCTATAATTTAACCTAGTTAGTTGCACTTTCTGCTGCGGATTCTATTCCTCCGGAAGCAACGGCGGTCAGGCAGAGTTATTTTCCGCCAACGGTGCAGAGACAAGGACAGCCCTGATGGGAACTCGGCAGCAAGAATCCCAGCCCCCCACGCCCCCTCAGCCGGGGCCGCCCCCTCAGGCCTCAGTTTACCCCAGCTCATCCTCCTCGATGAAGCCGCTCTTGTCTTTATCCAGGATGTGGAACACCTTCTTTATGTCATCCGGGCTCTTCTTCTTCAGGCCGACCATTTGGAAGAACTTTTTGTAGTCGAAGGAGTCGACAGCTGTGGGGGGTGGAGAGCAGCGGGTTAAAATGACAAAGAAGGGGCGGTAGGGAAGGGCAGGAGAATGGGGGTGCCACAGCATTTGCCGATTGATCTCCCGGGGTGCCGGTGCTGGGGGGGATAGAGGGGTGTACCTGGGTGGGAGGGCTGAAGGAGCCCAGACCAGGGGACGGGTGCTTTGCCCAAGGTGGATATGCCCCCACGCTCCGCCCTACCCTTCGCTGATGGCAGAAGTAGCCTTTGAAGGCAGCGGGGCGTCCCGGGTTCCACGAAGGCTTTTGGGTGGTGGCCGAATGGGGGCGGGCAGGGGAATGGGGGGTGTTGTGAACGCGGCGTGGTGTATCTTGGTGGGGGGCGGTGGTCAGCCTTTTTTTTTGGCCACAGATGGTGTTGCCAGAAAATCGACAGGGGGAGGACAAgtttttctcaaggtcacacagcgggaggaggaggaggaagggggaggcccCAGAAATGGTGGCTTTCCTGCAGATATCCATCCCCAGCGGGAGTTGGGGGCGTGTTAGAAGTCTCCCCGGGAATTCCCAGTTAAGTTCCTTCTCAGAGGGGGAAGGTGGGTCAAGGAGAAGAGGGTGGGCTATCGCAGTACCCCAGGAGCGTGGTCTCCCAGAGTTTCTTACCCTGAGGAAGGGACACCAAGCAGAAAGGAAACGGGAGGCCCCCTCCCCAATTTTCTATGTCCTGTGCTCCCTTTCAGGACCCTGGAGAGGGTAATTTGGGGGTGTGGCAGGGAGGGGTCCTGCTGAGAGTCACCTTCTCCCCTCAGCCTTTGGCCGAGGGAAGTTGCTCTGTCCACCTCTGCCACTCCAGTAGGGGACTGAGACCGGAAGGTGACCTTAGTTCTAATCCCCCTCCTGCCCtgctaggtgaccttgggcaagtttctggccctctcccagcctcagtttcttcacctgggtgaggggagagaggaggcaggtaGCAGCTAAGAGCTCAAAAGCCCAGGGCAGCTCAGAGAGGTGGGGATGCCTGCCTGCTCCCCGCCCTTGGCCGCCTAAGGAGGCTGGAAGTTGGAAGAGCTGAGGATGCTGTGCGCAGGGCTGGGCAGAGCAGAGCGCCAGCTGCGGGAAGGTCACCCCGCTCGCGGGACAGTGGTGGTGGCTGGGGGGAGCTGTTGGGGGGGTGCTCTGACTCCCAGAGAGGGGCTTGGACAGTCAGGGAGCCAACAACCGCAAGCCGGAAGAGTCCTGTTctaaacgggggggggggggggggggtgtctccgaAAGGGGCTGCTTGGAGAGAAGGCGGGCGCACCTGCAACCCCTCCAAGTGCCTTAACGGGAGGTATCGAGCGCCCACAAGGACCCGAAGGTCCGCTTTCCATCCCGGTCTTTGCCCTTGGTCCCGGATCCCGAGTCCTCGCAGCAGCGCGGCCACCCGGCAAGTTTCGCTGGGCCTCCCCACCCGCTCCCTGAGCCAAGTCCCGCCCGAGAGGAGTTTGGGAAATGGCGAGGAGCCCCCTGCTCCGTCCTGCCAGCGCCCCGCAGGAAGCGTGGGCAGAGGAGCACGCGGGAGCACTGGCCCTCCGCGGGGGTGCCGGGGCCAGGGTGGTGGATCCGGGGAGAAGTCTGGGGAGGGGAGCGCGCTTGCTCACCGGTAAAGGCCTCCACCGCCTTCTTGATGTCCTCAGCGCCGAGCAAGTCTGTCATCGACATCCTGCAACTGTTGGAGCGGGCAGAGCAAGTGCGAGAAGATTAAAAAGTGCTTTTCTTATCATTTCTGCTCATATGACCAGCGCTGCAGTGCTGCGCGCCGGGCGCACGCCCGCCGGCCTGGCGCAGAGCCAGGGGGCGCGGGGCTGGGCGCGCAGCCAGAGCCGCTCAGTCCCGCCGCCGCGCTGGCCGGGCAGACGCGCGGACCCGCTGTCGCTCCCGCACCGCCCCCGCCGGGGTCCTCGCGATCCCAGGGGGCCGCGCGGCCAGGGTGCCCGGGGAGGGGGCGACCTCTGGAATTTATGGGGCTGGAGGGTTCGCCTGCCGTCAAGGGCGCGCAGGAGGCGCCAGCCTGGTGCAGCGCAGCGTCTCGGGTCGG
The genomic region above belongs to Prionailurus bengalensis isolate Pbe53 chromosome B4, Fcat_Pben_1.1_paternal_pri, whole genome shotgun sequence and contains:
- the PVALB gene encoding parvalbumin alpha, which translates into the protein MSMTDLLGAEDIKKAVEAFTAVDSFDYKKFFQMVGLKKKSPDDIKKVFHILDKDKSGFIEEDELGFILKGFYPDARDLSVKETKMLMAAGDKNGDGKIDVDEFFSLVAKS